One region of Cygnus atratus isolate AKBS03 ecotype Queensland, Australia chromosome 25, CAtr_DNAZoo_HiC_assembly, whole genome shotgun sequence genomic DNA includes:
- the MEIOC gene encoding LOW QUALITY PROTEIN: meiosis-specific coiled-coil domain-containing protein MEIOC (The sequence of the model RefSeq protein was modified relative to this genomic sequence to represent the inferred CDS: deleted 1 base in 1 codon), with product MAPKVACRGGSCCWSSTEAGGRLTDVFSSVMTGSGSLYGCYKSQNEENVDLPQTYSSSLSTSEYSAPADPSLLYAPWSVYGDDNKQSATSQINMKSRIQTERNDYGSETDLYGLVSNILEEQDKSQPYCAEGSCSSSLKSVWPMNATRIADHHDLSETKRPVVAAVSQQGFYSSESTSAAEKQYLQSGNLASQQKVDECYHGFTGIDLEEQWLYLLKNEHVNCCNMQTNENIKTTPIYQNYPYIKNTFTPQVGYLEVIKDSGADAYCYGREKVCPKGADMQLHQKRAETFLPQFHRYNESMDYSRYTEYCHSSKAKPNKSTNCSLQENKKLVNGTTEASFLDTEPYTKLFQVKSGTQKKIEDTIPDQQNFTFPKAAGLLSEKQFFNEPSFCTDLGQKFDYGLKSLAACPGNSDCANGVDKQQFSRSDLQNSEYCKSIPLLPNSANTSAGTNIRPTWMNVQSRTTASVPFQSPSPSVKLNNHLSAFPKNFSHPNDSFPLSSSNFPLNSNLFHKYCQDNPSFFSSLDFGYNASERAQSGSYVEALVKSGEENLTDYLSDKKLKQSNGFCENYSAPQFGIIENLNKPCFQLKPQSGHYDLEGQKHAGSLLQNMYQGSVESQGQFSLRQGSGDGNAINHVTRLQASSFPNNCMMGDLRRNPQLGSSAFPLRSARPFGHSVVPLMESYDLFSGDDLNRFYPYFNDMTYGDSSFSGFVPAFGFQRQVKTRCGPASELHLRLEECYEQWRALEKERKKTESALAKNYPGKKVSSTNNTPIPRLTSNPSRVDRLIVDQLREQARVVTLLGKMERLRSSPLHANISTALDKHLEVIHVVQSRRKDEIVNASNRQRQGAPRCQDDRDVFALALAIKEMSVATRKARTTLWCALQMTLPKPSAGQLVMEEALREMVQAEEKVHENLNGCGILNQRAEISKH from the exons ATGGCG CCTAAAGTTGCGTGCAGAGGTGGCAGTTGCTGCTGGAGTAGCACAGAAGCTGGCGGGAGGCTGACTGATGTATTCAGTAGCGTAATGACGGGCTCTGGCTCATTGTATGGTTGCTACAAATCACAG aatgaagaaaatgtagacCTACCTCAGACCTACAGTTCTTCCCTTTCAACATCAGAGTACTCTGCACCTGCGGACCCTTCCCTTTTATATGCACCGTGGTCTGTGTATGGAGATGACAATAAGCAGTCTGCCACTTCCCAGATTAATATGAAGTCCAG AATTCAGACTGAAAGGAATGATTATGGCAGTGAAACAGATTTATATGGTCTAGTGTCTAACATCTTGGAAGAACAAGATAAATCGCAGCCATATTGTGCTGAGGG gaGTTGCTCTTCCAGCTTAAAGTCAGTATGGCCCATGAATGCAACCAGAATCGCAGACCACCATGACTTGTCAGAAACTAAAAGACCAGTTGTTGCAGCTGTCTCGCAACAGGGTTTTTATAGTAGTGAATCCacatctgctgctgaaaaacagtACTTGCAAAGTGGTAATCTTGCATCACAACAAAAAGTAGATGAATGTTATCATGGGTTTACTGGTATAGACCTTGAAGAGCAATGGTTATAC CTCCTAAAAAATGAGCATGTCAACTGTTGCAACATGCAGACTAACGAGAATATTAAGACAACACCCATATATCAGAACTATCCATATATAAAGAACACCTTTACACCTCAAGTTGGGTACTTAGAAGTAATTAAAGACTCAGGAGCTGATGCTTACTGCTACGGAAGAGAGAAGGTCTGTCCCAAAGGAGCAGATATGCAGTTGCACCAAAAACGGgcagaaacatttcttccacAGTTTCACAGATACAACGAAAGTATGGATTATAGTAGATACACTGAGTACTGTCATTCTAGTAAAGCAAAGCCTAACAAGAGCACCAATTGTAGCCTCcaagaaaataagaagttaGTAAATGGAACAACTGAGGCATCATTTCTGGACACAGAACCCTATACTAAATTATTTCAAGTTAAATCAggtactcagaaaaaaatagaagatacAATTCCAGATCAGCAAAACTTTACATTTCCCAAGGCTGCAGGACTTCtatcagaaaaacagtttttcaatgAGCCTTCATTCTGCACTGATCTGGGACAAAAATTTGACTATGGACTAAAATCTCTTGCAGCTTGTCCAGGAAATAGTGACTGTGCAAATGGTGTAGATAAGCAGCAGTTTTCCAGGTCTGATCTTCAGAATTCTGAATACTGTAAATCAATTCCTTTACTACCAAACTCAGCAAACACTTCAGCAGGTACTAATATAAGGCCAACTTGGATGAATGTTCAAAGTAGAACCACTGCTTCTGTCCCATTTCAGAGCCCAAGTCCTTCGGTGAAACTGAATAATCATTTATCTGCTTTTCCAAAAAATTTCAGTCATCCTAATGATTCTTTTCCGTTATCATCTTCAAACTTCCCtttaaatagtaatttatttcataagtACTGTCAAGATAATCCTTCGTTTTTTTCAAGTCTTGATTTTGGTTATAACGCTTCAGAACGAGCTCAGTCTGGTTCTTATGTGGAAGCACTGGTaaagtctggagaagagaatctCACTGACTACCTGAGTGACAAGAAATTAAAGCAGTCAAATGGATTCTGTGAAAATTACTCAGCTCCGCAGTTTGGGATCATTGAAAATCTGAACAAACCCTGTTTTCAGTTGAAGCCACAGAGTGGACATTACGATCTGGAAGGACAAAAACATGCAGGCAGTTTGTTGCAGAACATGTACCAAGGTTCAGTGGAGTCTCAGGGGCAGTTTAGTCTCAGGCAGGGAAGCGGAGATGGTAATGCTATCAACCATGTGACTCGCCTACAGGCCTCCAGCTTTCCCAACAATTGCATGATGGGTGACTTGAGACGTAATCCGCAGCTTGGTTCAAGCGCATTCCCCTTGAGATCAGCTCGTCCATTTGGCCATTCAGTTGTCCCTCTGATGGAGTCTTACGACTTGTTCTCCGGTGATGATTTAAACCGCTTCTATCCTTACTTTAATGATATGACGTATGGAGACAGctctttttctggttttgtaccAGCATTTGGATTTCAAAGGCAAGTTAAAACCCGTTGTGGGCCTGCCAGTGAGCTCCATCTCAGACTAGAAGAGTGTTATGAACAGTGGAgagctttggaaaaagaaagaaagaag actGAATCAGCTCTTGCTAAGAATTACCCAGGGAAAAAAGTTTCCAGTACTAACAACACCCCAATTCCAAGGCTGACATCAAACCCATCAAGAGTTGATCGCTTAATTGTGGATCAGCTACGTGAACAAGCCAGA GTTGTGACTTTGCTGGGAAAAATGGAGCGCCTTCGCAGTTCTCCTCTTCATGCTAACATTTCTACTGCTCTTGATAAACATCTGGAGGTAATTCATGTAGTGCAGTCACGTAGAAAAGATGAAATTGTAAATGCTTCGAATCGACAGAGGCAAGGAGCTCCCAGATGCCAAGATGACAGAG ATGTTTTTGCTCTTGCTCTGGCAATTAAAGAGATGAGTGTAGCAACACGTAAAGCACGTACAACTCTCTGGTGCGCGCTCCAGATGACCCTACCGAAACCTTCAGCTGGACAACTAGTTATGGAGGAAGCTCTGCGGGAGATGGtacaagctgaagaaaaagtgcATGAAAATCTGAACGGCTGTGGCATCCTAAATCAGAGGGCTGAAATAAGCAAGCACTAA